A region of Pelagicoccus sp. SDUM812003 DNA encodes the following proteins:
- a CDS encoding alpha-L-fucosidase, with the protein MNTKTATLLTLLCCSFATTQAEELDLPEIADGPFEPTWESLSQYQDAPEWYQDAKFGIWAHWGPQCEPEHGDWYARGMYEEDGGHYKYHVEKYGHPYVFGFKDVINEWKAERFDPDALVKFYKDNGAKIFMALANHHDNLDLYDSKYQPWNSVAVGPKKDLIGGWSKAARKHGLRFAVSVHASHTWMWYEPAQTPDKSGPYAGVPYDVTLTKADGKGKWWEGLDPQDLYAQDHTPGSYQWEWDASQGSSVPDAAYMEKFFKRTKQLWDDYQPDQIYFDDTVLPFHGATDEIGLKLAAHFYNTRLDENGRTQTVMNGKKLSEDQRTALVYDIERGKAHDILPQTWQTDTCIGSWHYDRGIYERNDYKSAASVVRMLTDIVSKNGILMLSVPLRGDGQPDELEIEIVKEIGAWLKVNGEAIYATRPWKIYGEGPSTQFSEKGHFDGQKDVSDKPFTAEDIRFTRSKDGKTLYAIVLEIPEDGKVTVKSLASGSEQYPGKIRSVRLVGGGKLKFTRDADGLHVSLPDNYGGKIALALKIR; encoded by the coding sequence ATGAATACGAAAACTGCTACCCTACTTACCCTGCTCTGCTGTTCGTTCGCCACCACTCAGGCCGAAGAGCTAGACCTACCTGAAATCGCCGACGGCCCCTTCGAACCGACCTGGGAGTCCCTCTCCCAATACCAGGACGCCCCCGAGTGGTACCAAGACGCCAAGTTCGGCATCTGGGCCCACTGGGGACCGCAATGCGAGCCCGAGCACGGCGACTGGTACGCGCGCGGCATGTACGAGGAGGACGGCGGGCACTACAAGTATCACGTCGAAAAATACGGCCATCCCTACGTGTTCGGCTTCAAGGACGTCATCAACGAATGGAAGGCGGAGCGCTTCGATCCGGACGCCCTAGTGAAGTTCTACAAGGACAACGGGGCCAAGATCTTCATGGCCCTGGCCAACCACCACGACAACCTCGACCTCTACGACTCCAAATACCAGCCGTGGAACTCCGTAGCCGTCGGCCCGAAGAAAGACCTTATCGGCGGATGGTCGAAGGCCGCCAGAAAACACGGCCTGCGCTTCGCCGTCAGCGTCCACGCCTCGCATACCTGGATGTGGTACGAGCCTGCCCAAACTCCCGACAAGTCAGGTCCCTACGCCGGCGTCCCCTACGACGTCACGCTCACCAAAGCCGACGGCAAGGGCAAATGGTGGGAAGGCCTCGATCCTCAAGACCTCTACGCCCAAGACCACACCCCAGGCAGCTACCAGTGGGAGTGGGACGCATCCCAAGGCAGCAGCGTGCCTGACGCCGCCTACATGGAGAAATTCTTCAAGCGCACCAAGCAGCTCTGGGACGACTACCAGCCAGACCAGATCTACTTCGACGACACCGTGCTTCCCTTCCACGGAGCCACCGACGAAATCGGTCTCAAGCTCGCCGCTCACTTCTACAACACCCGCCTCGACGAGAATGGCCGCACACAGACCGTCATGAACGGCAAGAAGCTCTCCGAAGACCAGCGAACGGCCCTCGTCTACGACATCGAGCGCGGCAAAGCCCACGACATTCTGCCCCAAACCTGGCAGACCGACACCTGCATCGGCTCCTGGCACTACGACCGGGGCATCTACGAGCGCAACGACTACAAGTCCGCCGCCTCCGTCGTGCGCATGCTGACCGACATCGTCAGCAAAAACGGCATCCTCATGCTCAGCGTGCCCCTTCGCGGCGATGGCCAACCCGACGAGCTCGAAATCGAAATCGTCAAAGAGATCGGCGCTTGGCTCAAGGTGAACGGCGAAGCCATCTACGCCACCCGTCCCTGGAAGATCTACGGCGAAGGCCCCTCCACTCAGTTCTCGGAAAAAGGTCATTTCGACGGCCAAAAGGACGTTTCCGACAAACCCTTCACCGCCGAGGACATCCGCTTCACCCGCTCCAAGGACGGCAAGACGCTCTACGCCATCGTCCTGGAAATTCCCGAAGACGGCAAAGTCACCGTCAAGTCGCTCGCCTCCGGCTCGGAGCAGTATCCCGGCAAGATCCGCAGCGTCCGCCTCGTCGGCGGCGGCAAGCTGAAATTCACCCGCGACGCCGACGGCCTGCACGTGTCATTGCCCGACAACTACGGCGGCAAGATCGCTCTCGCCCTGAAGATCCGGTAG
- a CDS encoding type II TA system antitoxin MqsA family protein, translating to MKTEKKNETSSEELACFECETGRLRTVYEDYQTSLPSGAEVTVPNVPMLRCNCCGDTVIDDDGNQKIDAWLNKVTNAITPNEVKTFLTKYGLTQREASSITGLGEKNISRWLSGHSRPSDSVSNFLRLLIADEPAFERLRQKRFDDGEPATPYPTIERQPNAEEKKVLQQVDFPKLAELGVVNPTRSPQERRTEVCRWAKCGDLLEFGQRMAERMEPMAAFKDTKQKANPISGGLWAWLGELAADRVETGNYDREKLSETIKRLRNLTTQPLPTAVRNVQSELAKAGVALVFIPIMKESAFRGCTRLVTRDKAVIIHGLKYRTLSQFWIILFHEIAHLMMHIDEPGQVFPDYDEPSSDPKEMQADEWAFEKLAPRVKELEWIAKRPSPTVWDLKEYADRLSVHPAIAAEILNRRANKEILPFAYLRKEKLFPHLSNDEAKALMGTSQF from the coding sequence ATGAAGACCGAGAAGAAAAATGAAACCAGTTCCGAGGAGCTTGCTTGTTTTGAATGCGAAACAGGGCGGCTCCGCACAGTTTATGAAGATTACCAAACATCTCTGCCCTCAGGTGCCGAGGTGACGGTGCCCAACGTTCCTATGCTCCGTTGCAATTGCTGCGGAGACACCGTGATCGACGATGACGGCAACCAAAAGATCGACGCTTGGCTCAACAAGGTAACGAATGCGATCACGCCCAATGAAGTAAAAACCTTTCTCACCAAGTACGGCCTGACACAACGCGAAGCCTCAAGTATCACGGGCCTCGGAGAGAAGAACATTTCCCGCTGGCTATCGGGGCACTCTCGCCCATCCGATTCGGTGAGCAATTTTCTGAGACTCTTGATTGCGGACGAACCTGCCTTCGAGCGACTGAGGCAGAAGCGCTTTGACGATGGCGAACCGGCAACGCCCTATCCCACGATTGAGAGACAGCCAAACGCCGAGGAGAAAAAGGTGCTGCAGCAGGTCGACTTCCCAAAGCTCGCTGAACTCGGCGTCGTGAATCCGACTAGAAGCCCTCAAGAGCGCCGGACCGAAGTTTGCCGCTGGGCAAAGTGTGGAGACCTGCTTGAATTTGGCCAACGAATGGCCGAGCGAATGGAGCCGATGGCCGCCTTTAAGGACACGAAGCAGAAGGCCAATCCGATCAGCGGCGGACTGTGGGCTTGGCTAGGCGAATTGGCTGCTGATCGGGTGGAAACGGGAAACTATGATCGCGAGAAGCTTAGCGAAACGATAAAGCGACTACGCAATCTGACGACACAACCGCTGCCAACGGCCGTTCGGAACGTTCAGTCCGAACTGGCGAAAGCAGGTGTAGCGCTCGTTTTCATTCCCATCATGAAGGAGTCGGCATTCCGCGGCTGCACTCGCTTGGTAACCCGTGACAAGGCGGTGATCATCCATGGATTGAAATACCGAACCCTATCTCAGTTCTGGATCATCCTCTTTCATGAGATTGCCCATCTGATGATGCATATTGACGAGCCTGGACAAGTTTTCCCCGACTACGACGAGCCTTCATCCGACCCCAAGGAAATGCAGGCGGACGAATGGGCATTCGAAAAACTCGCACCGCGAGTCAAGGAGTTGGAGTGGATCGCGAAAAGGCCGAGCCCGACCGTATGGGACCTTAAGGAATACGCCGATAGGCTTTCTGTACACCCAGCAATTGCCGCGGAAATCTTGAATCGTAGAGCGAACAAAGAAATTCTCCCCTTCGCCTATCTAAGGAAGGAGAAGCTTTTCCCGCATTTGTCGAATGATGAAGCAAAAGCCTTGATGGGGACTTCGCAATTTTAG
- a CDS encoding glycoside hydrolase family 2 TIM barrel-domain containing protein, translating to MKLLPTALLLLIPAAIWAQGSSAPTPDWENPSVVGINKQAYHATLTLPSEQPTRHDIVSLDGKWKFHWAKDPASRPTDFYQTDFDVSAWADIVVPGNWQMQGYGKPIYTNIAYPFAKDLPRVTSEPPADFFSHQNRNPVGSYVTTFAVAPEMAGKRLFLHFGGVKSAMYLWVNGEKVGYSQNSMSPAEFDITDFVQAGQNRLAVEVYRWSDGSYLEDQDMWRLSGIFRSVQLWVRPETHIQDYTLTASPSDDFQTADFTAQFDLRNLSAQTSDNLSVSVQLTGKDAAGRPIEKQLQSEVSPLAADSTSTITLTTELETPRLWSAEKPYLYDVAITLSQGGVPLESFRYHVGVRRIEIAGEVFLINGQPVKLKGVNRHEHHPRTGRFVDAATMEKDIQLIKRANINFLRTAHYPNAPLLYELCDRYGIYVMSDANQESHAYGIGNKELGDSPDWTAAHVDRAVSLVQRDKNHPCVILWSLGNEGGRGRNFQAMADAVRSLDKSRPIFCDSDDSVSAIHDDSYISPERLKEVAEETTDRPVSMREYAHAMGNSVGNLREYWDVIEADDSIVGAAIWDWVDQGIAKKIDGSALAYGANPSALQLQDDEFWAYGGDFGDSPNDGAFCINGLIAADRTPHPHYYEVQKVYQYIDYELTDNNRVRLTNKYDFTELDEFDYRYEWLLDGRVVEAGPLRLSGQNELTIPSAPAANGELCLNVYASLRTLTLWAEKGYAVAKEQFVIEKTDTQPLAATGDSVELQEAPDSWKVTAGASAFEIDKATGALVSWKVDGQELLNGVLEPYFWKPANDNQLRNGYQERLGPWKTAAQDRVVHSISATRRDGLAIIEANMSLPVGASYRLTYTINGDGKIQVEAAYQPNNDAIPLIPKFGMRLRLPPEMNQVQWYGRGPFENYPDRKSAAFLGCYALDLDQFVTDYVAPQDNANRCDVRWFSLSGGGQPTIKITGLQPLNIRVWPYGEEDLEGKRHPHEVPTGKFVNVNIDLNIHGVGGNDSWGARTLDQYTNDGNHPYRYSFILEQRK from the coding sequence ATGAAACTCCTCCCAACCGCCCTGCTCCTTCTCATCCCGGCTGCCATCTGGGCCCAAGGGTCGTCGGCCCCCACCCCTGACTGGGAAAACCCGTCGGTCGTGGGAATCAACAAGCAGGCGTACCACGCCACGCTCACGCTTCCCTCCGAGCAACCCACCCGCCACGATATCGTTTCCCTCGACGGGAAATGGAAATTCCACTGGGCGAAGGATCCCGCCTCCCGCCCCACGGATTTCTACCAAACCGATTTCGACGTATCCGCTTGGGCTGACATCGTCGTCCCGGGGAACTGGCAGATGCAGGGCTACGGAAAGCCGATCTACACCAATATCGCGTATCCATTCGCCAAGGACTTGCCGCGGGTCACCTCCGAACCGCCTGCTGACTTTTTCAGCCACCAAAACCGCAATCCCGTCGGCTCCTACGTCACGACCTTCGCCGTAGCGCCCGAGATGGCGGGCAAGCGGCTCTTCCTCCACTTCGGTGGCGTCAAGTCCGCCATGTACCTGTGGGTGAACGGCGAAAAAGTCGGCTACAGCCAAAACTCCATGTCGCCCGCAGAATTCGACATAACAGATTTCGTGCAGGCCGGGCAAAACCGCCTCGCGGTCGAAGTCTACCGCTGGTCGGACGGCAGTTATCTCGAGGATCAGGACATGTGGCGCCTCAGCGGCATCTTCCGCTCGGTGCAACTTTGGGTCCGTCCCGAAACTCATATTCAGGACTACACGCTCACCGCCTCCCCGTCCGACGATTTCCAAACCGCCGACTTCACGGCCCAATTCGATCTTCGCAACCTCTCGGCACAGACATCAGACAATCTATCCGTGTCAGTGCAGCTCACCGGCAAGGACGCCGCTGGGCGCCCCATCGAGAAGCAGCTTCAGTCCGAAGTTTCCCCCTTGGCCGCTGACTCCACCAGCACCATCACGCTAACGACAGAACTAGAAACCCCACGCCTCTGGTCGGCGGAAAAGCCCTACCTCTACGACGTCGCGATCACGCTAAGCCAGGGAGGAGTCCCGCTGGAATCGTTCCGCTATCATGTCGGCGTACGCCGTATAGAAATCGCGGGAGAAGTGTTCCTCATCAACGGCCAACCCGTTAAGCTCAAGGGCGTCAACCGGCACGAGCACCACCCCCGCACAGGACGCTTCGTCGACGCCGCCACCATGGAAAAGGACATCCAGCTGATCAAGCGGGCAAACATCAACTTCCTGCGCACCGCCCACTACCCGAACGCTCCGCTGCTCTACGAGCTCTGCGACCGCTACGGAATCTACGTCATGAGCGATGCCAACCAGGAAAGCCACGCTTACGGCATCGGCAACAAGGAGCTCGGCGACAGCCCCGACTGGACAGCCGCTCATGTGGACCGGGCCGTTTCGCTGGTGCAGCGAGACAAAAACCACCCGTGCGTCATCCTCTGGTCGCTAGGGAACGAAGGCGGACGCGGACGCAATTTCCAGGCCATGGCCGACGCCGTCCGCTCCCTGGACAAGTCGCGCCCGATCTTTTGCGATTCGGACGACTCCGTATCCGCCATCCATGACGATAGCTACATCTCGCCCGAACGCCTCAAAGAAGTCGCAGAAGAAACCACAGACCGGCCTGTATCCATGCGTGAATACGCACACGCCATGGGCAATTCGGTCGGAAACCTCCGCGAATACTGGGACGTCATCGAAGCGGACGACAGCATCGTCGGCGCTGCCATTTGGGATTGGGTCGACCAAGGCATCGCGAAGAAGATCGACGGCTCCGCCCTCGCATACGGAGCGAACCCTTCCGCCCTGCAGTTGCAGGACGACGAGTTCTGGGCCTACGGCGGAGACTTCGGAGACAGCCCCAACGACGGCGCCTTCTGCATCAACGGCCTGATCGCCGCGGACCGCACCCCGCACCCCCACTACTACGAGGTCCAAAAGGTGTATCAGTACATCGACTACGAGTTAACGGACAACAACCGCGTCCGCCTCACCAACAAATACGATTTCACCGAACTCGACGAATTCGACTACCGGTACGAATGGCTGCTCGATGGACGCGTAGTCGAAGCCGGCCCACTCCGCCTCTCCGGTCAAAACGAGCTAACGATCCCTTCCGCCCCTGCGGCCAACGGAGAGCTTTGCCTAAACGTCTACGCCAGTCTCCGCACTCTGACGCTCTGGGCCGAAAAAGGCTACGCCGTGGCCAAGGAGCAGTTCGTGATTGAAAAAACGGATACGCAACCGCTCGCCGCTACCGGCGACAGCGTGGAACTGCAGGAAGCGCCTGACTCCTGGAAGGTCACCGCCGGCGCCAGCGCTTTCGAAATCGACAAGGCCACCGGTGCCTTGGTCAGCTGGAAGGTCGACGGTCAGGAGCTTCTCAACGGCGTCCTGGAACCCTACTTCTGGAAGCCGGCCAACGACAACCAGCTGCGAAACGGCTACCAGGAACGCCTTGGTCCTTGGAAAACCGCCGCTCAAGATCGAGTCGTCCACAGCATCTCCGCCACCCGAAGAGACGGTCTCGCCATCATCGAGGCAAACATGTCCCTGCCGGTCGGCGCCTCCTACCGCTTGACCTATACGATCAACGGAGACGGGAAGATCCAGGTCGAAGCCGCGTATCAGCCGAACAATGACGCAATTCCCTTGATCCCCAAGTTCGGCATGCGACTGCGTCTGCCACCGGAAATGAACCAAGTGCAATGGTACGGCCGAGGCCCCTTCGAAAACTACCCGGATCGGAAGTCAGCCGCTTTCCTCGGATGCTACGCCTTGGATCTGGACCAATTCGTCACCGACTACGTCGCCCCTCAGGATAACGCGAACCGCTGCGATGTCCGCTGGTTTTCTTTGAGTGGAGGCGGACAGCCCACCATCAAGATCACCGGCCTGCAGCCGCTCAATATCCGCGTCTGGCCCTACGGCGAAGAGGACCTAGAAGGCAAACGGCATCCCCATGAAGTCCCCACCGGCAAGTTCGTCAACGTGAACATCGACCTCAACATCCACGGAGTCGGCGGCAACGATTCCTGGGGCGCCCGCACCCTGGATCAATACACCAACGACGGCAACCACCCCTATCGCTACAGCTTCATTCTCGAGCAGCGCAAGTAA
- a CDS encoding alpha/beta hydrolase-fold protein encodes MATLSTALFACSGATLAQENAGQDMPEEARANFARPIVLEADDVRLFPEPPANYRDLPESGLRGTLERITYHSGVTGTDRSANVYLPPNYSPDQKYPVLYLLHGIGGNEYEWIGYVKGHAILDNLIADDKAVPMIAVFPNGRAMPNDEPPENPFNPEAVAAFAAFEGDLLDYLVPAIDARYSTIADADHRALAGLSMGGGQTFNIGLSHLDTFSWIAPFSAAPNTQPLEELVDNPESVSKNLNLLYISCGNRDGLINNSQQAHRFLRDHGIPHIWNVDDHGHDGETWGSNLYHFAQRTF; translated from the coding sequence TTGGCAACGCTCTCAACCGCGCTTTTCGCATGCAGCGGCGCCACGCTCGCCCAGGAAAACGCCGGACAAGACATGCCGGAAGAAGCCCGGGCCAACTTCGCCCGACCCATCGTGCTCGAAGCCGACGACGTCCGCCTCTTCCCCGAACCACCCGCCAACTACCGCGACCTTCCGGAAAGCGGACTACGCGGAACGCTCGAGCGCATCACCTATCATTCCGGCGTCACCGGCACCGACCGCTCCGCCAACGTGTATCTGCCGCCCAACTATTCACCCGACCAAAAGTATCCCGTCCTCTACCTCCTGCACGGCATCGGGGGCAACGAGTATGAATGGATCGGATACGTCAAGGGCCACGCCATTCTCGACAATCTCATCGCCGACGACAAGGCCGTCCCCATGATCGCAGTCTTCCCCAACGGTCGGGCCATGCCCAATGACGAGCCGCCCGAAAATCCCTTCAACCCGGAAGCGGTAGCCGCCTTCGCAGCCTTTGAAGGCGACCTGCTCGACTACCTCGTGCCCGCCATCGACGCTCGGTACTCGACGATCGCCGACGCCGATCACCGCGCCCTCGCCGGGCTCTCCATGGGAGGTGGACAGACCTTCAACATCGGGCTCAGCCACCTCGACACCTTCAGCTGGATCGCCCCCTTCTCCGCCGCGCCCAACACCCAGCCGCTCGAAGAGCTCGTAGACAATCCGGAGAGTGTATCCAAAAACCTGAACCTGCTCTATATCTCCTGCGGCAATCGGGACGGGCTCATCAACAATTCCCAGCAAGCCCACCGCTTCCTGAGGGACCACGGCATTCCCCACATCTGGAATGTCGACGACCACGGTCACGACGGCGAAACCTGGGGCAGCAACTTATACCACTTCGCCCAGCGGACATTCTAA
- a CDS encoding glycoside hydrolase family 95 protein, whose translation MKRAAYPVFKSAIVASTAIILSQFSFGEDKALRYDEPGQFEPLTEGLPIGNGRIGALILGDPSSERVVLNEDTLWAGGPYDPSNPDALAALPEIRKLIFENRHAEAQELVQRSFMAKPLRQMSYQAMCDLLLDFPGHERYDAYSRSLDLNDAIASVSYEVDGVRFTREQFASYPDNVIVLRFAANQPGMIDLTLRLASPHEGAQVSITPDSLQIAGKNRSSEGIEGALRWQTDLSVVTEGGWTLTGDEFLKIRGADAVTLLIAASTSFVNWQDVSGDPRAKNRETLEAAAQYPYLELRERHVADYKSLFDRVELTLDSSQPEIGRRTTDERIASFSQDHDPHMASLYFNYARYLLISCSRPGGQPANLQGLWNDKLFAPWGSKYTININTEMNYWPAEVTQLSECVEPLAAMVHDLSESGQCFAKNFYDAPGWMVHHNTDLWRAGGPIDGAYWGMWQTGGAWLSLSLWERYQFTGDKQQLAEDYPVLKGAAEFFLASLVKDPRTGYMVTTPSNSPEHEHHQGVSIAAGPTMDNAILRDLFDAVAQASSILDRDAAFRAEVKLMSQQLPPFKIGSAGQLQEWQFDWDLSTPDRYHRHISQLYALHPSAQISPVTTPQLAQAARKSLELRGDAGTGWSLAWKVNFWARLLEGDRAHDLLTQLISPGRCYTNLFDAHPPFQIDGNFGGASGVIEMLLQSQLRDENGVTIAHLLPALPSAWPSGSVRGFRTRGGFEVSMEWSAGQLVSTEIRSSRGGPITVRLGQEQRTFETKKGDVIELGSDLASAKIKPSSVF comes from the coding sequence GTGAAGCGCGCAGCTTATCCGGTTTTTAAATCAGCTATCGTGGCGTCCACCGCCATCATTCTCAGTCAATTCAGCTTCGGCGAAGACAAGGCGCTCCGCTACGACGAACCCGGCCAGTTCGAGCCGCTGACCGAGGGCTTGCCGATCGGCAATGGCCGGATCGGCGCCTTGATCTTGGGCGATCCGAGTTCGGAGCGGGTGGTGCTGAACGAGGACACCCTCTGGGCCGGAGGCCCCTACGATCCGAGCAATCCGGATGCCTTGGCCGCCCTGCCCGAAATCCGAAAGCTGATTTTCGAAAACCGGCATGCGGAAGCGCAGGAGCTCGTGCAACGCTCGTTCATGGCCAAGCCGCTTCGCCAGATGAGCTACCAGGCGATGTGCGACCTGCTCCTCGATTTTCCCGGTCACGAACGCTATGACGCCTACAGCCGCAGCCTGGACTTGAACGATGCGATCGCCTCCGTGTCGTACGAGGTAGACGGCGTTCGCTTCACCCGCGAGCAGTTCGCTAGCTATCCGGACAATGTCATAGTTCTGCGCTTTGCCGCGAACCAGCCCGGTATGATCGACCTCACCCTCCGTTTGGCGTCACCGCACGAAGGCGCCCAAGTGAGCATCACGCCGGACAGCTTGCAGATCGCAGGCAAGAATCGTTCCAGCGAGGGGATCGAGGGGGCCCTGCGCTGGCAGACGGATCTGTCGGTCGTCACCGAGGGCGGCTGGACTCTGACGGGCGACGAGTTTCTGAAAATACGCGGAGCCGACGCAGTTACACTTCTCATTGCGGCGAGCACCAGCTTCGTCAACTGGCAGGACGTGAGCGGCGACCCACGGGCGAAAAACCGGGAGACGCTCGAAGCAGCCGCCCAATACCCCTACCTGGAGCTCCGAGAGAGACATGTTGCCGACTACAAATCCCTCTTTGACCGCGTGGAACTGACCCTTGACTCCTCGCAGCCCGAGATTGGCCGACGCACGACCGATGAACGCATCGCCTCCTTCTCGCAGGATCACGATCCCCACATGGCGTCATTGTATTTCAACTACGCCCGTTATTTGCTTATCTCGTGTTCACGCCCCGGAGGGCAACCGGCGAATCTGCAGGGACTTTGGAACGACAAGCTCTTCGCTCCATGGGGAAGCAAATACACGATCAACATCAACACGGAGATGAACTACTGGCCGGCGGAGGTCACGCAGCTCAGCGAATGCGTCGAGCCGCTGGCTGCGATGGTTCACGACCTGTCGGAATCCGGCCAGTGCTTCGCGAAAAATTTCTACGACGCGCCCGGCTGGATGGTCCATCACAACACCGATCTGTGGCGGGCGGGCGGCCCGATTGACGGCGCCTACTGGGGTATGTGGCAAACCGGCGGCGCCTGGCTAAGCCTGAGCCTGTGGGAACGGTATCAGTTTACTGGCGACAAGCAACAGCTCGCGGAAGACTATCCTGTTCTGAAAGGAGCGGCGGAGTTCTTCCTCGCGTCATTGGTGAAGGATCCGCGTACCGGATATATGGTTACAACACCGTCGAACTCGCCGGAACACGAGCACCATCAAGGCGTTTCGATAGCGGCGGGCCCGACCATGGACAACGCGATCCTGCGCGACCTGTTCGACGCTGTCGCTCAAGCCAGCAGCATTCTCGATCGCGACGCGGCGTTTCGGGCGGAGGTCAAATTGATGTCGCAGCAGCTTCCTCCCTTCAAGATCGGATCCGCCGGGCAGCTGCAGGAATGGCAGTTCGACTGGGATCTCTCGACTCCAGACCGCTACCACCGACACATTTCCCAGCTCTACGCGCTGCATCCCAGCGCCCAGATTTCGCCGGTCACGACCCCACAGCTAGCACAGGCGGCTCGCAAGTCGCTTGAACTGCGCGGCGACGCGGGAACGGGCTGGAGCCTCGCATGGAAAGTGAACTTCTGGGCGCGGCTACTGGAAGGCGATCGCGCTCATGATCTGCTGACGCAGCTGATCAGCCCCGGCCGCTGCTACACCAACCTGTTCGACGCCCACCCGCCGTTTCAGATCGACGGCAATTTCGGCGGAGCCAGCGGTGTCATTGAAATGTTGTTACAAAGCCAGCTTCGCGATGAAAACGGCGTCACCATCGCGCATCTTCTGCCCGCATTGCCCAGCGCTTGGCCGAGCGGCTCGGTTCGCGGATTCCGGACCCGAGGCGGATTCGAGGTATCCATGGAGTGGAGCGCCGGGCAGCTCGTTTCCACGGAGATTCGGTCGAGCCGTGGAGGTCCCATCACTGTTCGACTCGGGCAGGAGCAACGAACCTTCGAGACAAAGAAAGGCGACGTTATCGAGCTAGGAAGCGATCTCGCGTCGGCCAAAATCAAACCGTCGTCGGTATTCTAA